One Coffea eugenioides isolate CCC68of chromosome 2, Ceug_1.0, whole genome shotgun sequence genomic window, tgcgctgtgtgttttttttttttgggggccCTCCCTTTAGGCCTTCTTAATTTGTCATCTACTGTTAGATTTGTTTATTTTATATGTATGCGTGTACATATAAGTGTAGGTGCAAAGATGCTTGGAGGACATGTCAATCCTGATCACAACCTACGAAGGAACACACAATCATCCATTGCCTGTGGGTGCAACAGCAATGGCATCAACAGCATCAGCAGCAGCATCATTTATGCTATTGGATTCTAGTAACCCTCTTTCATCAGATGGAATAATGTCCAATTTCAACCGATCAGCTCCATTTCCTTACCAGAGTCCTCAGTTCATAAATCCATCTTTATCTTATGCATCAAACCTGATAAACATTCATCCAAATGACCCGTCTAAAGGGATCGTTCTTGATCTCACGCATAATGTTAATGCTGACGCGAGACAATTTCCCATTGCTAGCTCTTCATCACAGCAACCGAGCCATTCTTGGATGCCTAAACCACTACCAGGGAATTATATTGGAAACAATGCTACTAATATTGTCAGTGATCTTTTCCCTCGTCAACTAGTGGAAGGTGGGATtggacctaaaggcgaaggaaACAAGTTATTGGCTGAAAATGTGAGTGCAATTGCTTCTGATCCTAAGTTTAGGGTTGCTGTCGCGGCTGCAATTTCCTCCCTCATTAATAAGGAAACCCAAACTACTACCACTAGTCATCCTCCTATGGCAACTTCTTTAATTCCCACAAGAGATGGTGAGGGTGGTGGTACCTCATCAAATAGCAAAAATTGGATTCTTGAATCTCTCTCCACAGGTGGTAAGCCCATTCAAAATTCCCCATGAAAATGAGATGCTGATGTTGATTCATTAAAGTTTTGTTCAAACACAGATTGGAGGATCATACTACTACTGTAGTTGTAGAAAATGTAATACTTACGAATTTaagactagttttttttttttttttggcttttcccCTATTTTGCACTTTAGTGAACTTGTTAAACTCCATCAATCATCGTGAAAGTAAGTTTGTTTTaccttttgattttttttttctctcttgtatcCATTTGTAGCTCTTCTCAATTAGCTTTATTTACATTCAGAGAGTGATTTACTTCCTTTCTCTTTTGCCACTGAAATACAGCTAAAAATATGAACACCTGCAAATAAAGTCGGTATTGCAATTATGCAGCATTCTAATTTGGTTTCCCacgaaaatgatcattttttgtTTAGCTACAATCTTTACTATATCAAGCTAATATCTACGAGGTCCCTTGACAAATATACATCGTATACCTTATTTTTCTAGTACTGTTATAtatcttgagcaagaacataaCATGCTGCAATTTGACTAAGTTCATCCATTCAGAAATGTTTGCAAGTGATTAGGTAACTAGACTGCTATATATTTATGGTCTACTAATCAATGGCTACAGTAGGATTACCATCTAGCTCACCACTAACCCTCATCTAATTTGCTTCACTTTCTAGACTATATATGGCTAGTGCATTGTACATCTTTCTCAATTTCTCATATTGAAACAGCCTTGATTTATTTGCATGATGAAAGAGGCCCAATACAAATTCTTTAGAACTTTCAGTTAATCGTGATTTTGAGGAAGTATTTAAGATAATAGAACCTACAAACCAAAAATGGCTGTCCATCTGTATACTGGTAAATCTTCAAGCACAATTCCCTCTTTCGGGAGCTTTCATGTTTAGGGCACCTAATAATATTTAAATGTGGTGCAATTTCTGTTATTAGATACCAATTCAGATTAGGGAGGCAACATTGTGATAATAGGTAAAAAGTGGAGGCTGATGAGGTTGTTCAGCTCTCTGAAGAATGATACACCAGCGATGGACGTGGCCTATCACCTACGAGGGGAAGATTTTCCTGTAAACAGCCGTAATAGTTCATTTAGCTGGCTAAGGAAGGAACTACATAACCTTAGCAATTTAAAGCCACTAAAAAGGTTGTTCAAGTGGAATTTAGTATTCAGTAATATTCCCATCCTAGCACTACTGGCTGCTAGAAGAGGATGTACGGATTTAGGGTGTTGAGTTGCCACCCCACAACAAAGGGGAAAAGCTAATGAAATAGGTGAACCATTCATTAATTTCTCTGAATTTTCATGTGTAGTTTCTAACTGGGGTATATGGATCCGAGGAACTCATTTCTTGTCCCATATGTACTTTGAATTTTAGCTTAGAGCACCAGAAAAAcgcattaaaaagaaaaaaaaagtgagtcGTATATCAAATTATAGCATCACATGCCTCCTTTAAATGGTGTATATCTTATAAATACCATAAGGTAAAACTTATATTTTTGGCGTACTTGAataagagattatttgaaataacatcGAACCATCTTCTAACTATCTTCTATTTTGTGGATTAAGAGTAGAGGAATCCAAATGAAGAACTTTAGGTCAGCTAGTTAAACTTAAACACAGGAACGGACACTTGAATTGGTGCATTTTTGGCTGCAAGTATTTGAAGGCAAAACCCTCAAGAGACTCTCTCAGCAGTCAGCACTTAGGACTGACTTAATTATTATCTTTGATCACCAGTTATTGAACCCCTTCTGGTGTTTGAAAAAGGATGTATAGAACATTCGACGAATTATTTTCTTGGTAGTGCAAGTTTGATCATGCAGCACATTCATcggattattttcttttagagCTTCCTCTTTTACTGGCTAAGGCAAAAAACAGAAAGCTATCGCCTATgaaaatgagattattttgggTTAACCTGAAAAGCATGCAAGAAATGAGAAAGATACTGGACAGAACTTTACCACtgacccccaaaaaaaaaaaaaaaaagcaaactTCGAATTAAAGAATAAATGCATTGCAAAAGGAAATGCTTTACTACTCAAACTCATACATCTGCTGAATTGCAAATTAGTGAATTTTGCAGAGTGTGGCCCAAGCCCTCGTGACGGATCAAGGCTGAAAAACTGTCAATAGCAAAATCTGCATGGGTGGACGGTGGAAAGAAATTGCATAGGTGGAAATTAGGCTTTTGGTCCAATTcaccaaaatttaattttttgtgtggttaagaatttatttttaaaagcTTTAAAAACAGTAGATACCTGACCTAAATTccattcaaaaattaaaattgacacaaaaatttttttgacgTACTGGTCCAATCTGCAATAGGTAGTCTCCAGCAACAATACTCAAAGGCCCAACACCACTGAGCATATATATTGGTCCAGTTAGTAGGCATCGTAGCAGATCCTTGACGCTGGGTTTGCTATAGCACAGCCCAACAATATTCTAGATCGCGATCACGGAACCAAGCTAAATTTTGGTTTTTGAGGCATGTAAAAGATACTCAATAAAATCAATAGCTGTGAACAAACTATTGATGATGACTTGTGCATGTAGCATCTAATTTCtgtctttgtttttttttttcccccttttttgaGAGAgtctttgtatgttttgaagGCCGATTTTTTCTTTCCTCGTGAGATGGTCTACATAGAAAAATATTCCTCCAAAAGTTTCTTAATCAATATTCATATTTGAGGGAGAAAGAAAACTTAGGAATATGTTAAGTTCGTATTCCTCCATCCTAAATTTACACCAACCGATGTATTGATTGTTTTGTATCATTAGTATTACTGATCGATATTGAGCTGATTTGATTGGTGACCAACTGGATCGAGAAGATGACCAGAGTTGAATCTTTGGAATCACTCCAACGCTCAACTCAAATCTAACCTAATTTAATTACTTTGATACGTTAAGGGAATAGTAAATGTGTACTTATTTAAGGATTACAAAATATTTATGCCGAGATTAATTCTAAATGCGTGTTAAAATGGCGTAAATCAAATTGACTCGTAGGGCCTAATTCATCATACATCCACGTTATCAAACTCTATACAAGGCGGGAAGAATGATATAGGGAATGGAATGTAACGAAAGATTTCGAATTCGAGACCTTTCATTTATatatatgaaaatagaaaattctAGATGAGATGCGGATATAAATAGAATAGAGACGTACCTAAATTTGTATAATGTGTGAATTTTGAATAAGAATTGAAGGGGTGTGAATTTATAAAGTTAATCTAGTAAAATTATAGATCTCCTAGTGTAGCGATTTGATTTGACATACTTcggataaaaaataattaaaaaacatgttgggaaaaaaaaagtaaaaatttgtGTCCGGAAAACTACCATCCAAACGTGAATTATTTTTTGCTTAATTAAGCGGCCAGCCAGTAGCCTGGCATAGCAGGTGGTGAGACGCGAGCGCCGAGGGTTTTGGTGTGGTGCTCCTCCAGGGCCAGGCACAGGCAGGATTCAGTCCCAATCTACATATCATATCAATTAAAGCAGTGCCAGGTGAAGTAGCGGAGAGACATAGCTGGgccttttcatttttattttgattttttttttgtttttttaccataaaatatACCATGGCTGCTGTGGAGAAGACTGAGGAAGAGCTTCGCAAAGAGATCGAAGAACTCCATCGCCAACAGCGCGAggttcatcttcatcttcatcttcatcttctgcCCAACCTCGTTATCTTTTTCCCACTAATTCCAGCCTTTTTACTTCAAATTTATGTCTTCCTTTTCTCCATTCATATTGCTTGCATGTGGAATTAAACTCAAAACAATTGCTGTAATACGGTTGTTTTATTCATCTTTCTTAGATTACCGAGCGGCTTCGCGATCCAAGGGGTCTCCGCCGCGGTGCTTTATCCGTCTCTGCTCCTCGCAATTTTGCCCCTAACGGCGGCCGCCAGCGTGGCTTTGTTAGACCTGTAAGTCTTGCCTTCACCCCTATGCCCTTGCCTCTACCCCTCAATTGCAGACACATTTTACACCAAAGGTTTCGTTACTTGTTGgtgttaattttttatttaactGGGTCTTTTAGGCTGATAGGACCGATTCCGAAGACCAACCTCCTCCCAAAAAGCGACTTTCTTCAGCTGTCTTCAAGGTTTTGTCAAAGGAACCCTAACCACCTTTTGTTTTGCTGCCACATTTTATTATTGCATATTGAGATGCCTGAACTTACTGTTTGTTGTCAATGAAGGTTGAGGATGGAGAGATTGTTGAGGATGCTTCCTCTCCGGCTGCTGCGAAAGAAGTGGCAAACAAGCCTGCTGATGTGGAACAAGGTGCTGGGAATTCAGCTCCTACCCTGAGTGAGAGGAAGCCCTCCAATTGGTCTATGAGGGATGCTAGTTATCAAAAGCCATCTAGAATGGTGAAGTGTCTTAATCCGTTTTCAATGATGCACTGTTTGTTCTCTTAATGTGGAAATTCGAAAATTTGAGTTGGTCTTCAATCATGTCATTTAGGACTTTGACATTCCTCCAGCTGAGCATGTTCCCAGAGTATTGCCCAAGAATGAGGATCCTAGTTTGGTTAACAGGAACAAGAGGATGCTGAACCAGCTTCGTGGAACCCTCGAGGTATAGCAATTCAGTATATCCTCTTTGTTGCATTGCAGATGTCATTGGTTACTTAACGATTTGAGTCCAATTTCGAATGTCTTTGTTGTGTTTAAATGAATTAAAACGAAATGCGAGTGATGCTATTGAAGCGTGCCATAGTTGTCATCAGGCACTTAATCATTTGGATTTGGTTCTCTAaatctttcttctttttaaatGAACTAAAACGCATTGCAACTTGCAAGTGATCTTATTTAAGCTGGTTCTATGAAGTGTAGGTATTGCAATTTGTTGAATGTGAGAAGCTTGCCTCATGTTGGCTGTTTGAGCCTGTcatggttttctttttttcttttttttttttcacagagTGTACATTAGATTACAACTTTTTGCCTTCAGACATGGACAAGGAGGCAAAGTTTATTTTTCTTAGTAGTACATCGAAACTTAACTGCGAGATGGAAGGGAGATAGGGATAGCCTAATTAGGAGCATGGCTGAGGTGTCAAGATATCAACCATCTAGGATGAAGTGGTGGGCCGCTACTTCTTGGCTGTTATTTCAGCCAATAAATTTATACCCGATCACTGTGTATTCCTCTCTGCTAAAGCAAGAGGACTTCCCTTTGGTTCATCTCTGGTTGATCATATAATATTTGTGTACCTGATAAATTGATATTTGCTTGAACAATTATGTGGTCACTACACATTGCAGTatttagaaaatggaaaagtatCAGGTCCTATTCTTTTCCGTAACACATCTGAATAAGGAAgtcagtaatttttttttatttgcttaaaACACTTCCAGAAGTTCAGAAAAGAAGACATGCAACTTTCTGGATCAGAAGCATACATGCGTAGGTCAGATTCACTCAAAAGGGTGAGTGCTTATTATTTCCTTTATAATATTTGTATCAGTGGTTTTTGTTGCCTTGGAGCTGCTATGCTTTTGTTTGAGTCAAGTATTTAAATAGTAAACAAGTGTCTGGGGATGTATTGCAGGCTGAGCAAAGGGCACGTGAAGAAAGCGAAAGGCTTAGACAACAAGAGCGCGAACAGATTGCGGAAAAGCGGAGGAGAGATTTGGTCTGTTTTTCTTATATCATGTGTTTTTATCGTTCTTTGTGACTCTCTAAAACTGTCTATTGGATTCCCCCTTTTTTCTCTACCAGACTCTTAGAGCTCGTGTTGCAGCCaaggcagaagaaaagaaactgGACCTGCTGTTTCTTCGGTGGTGTGAGCATCACAAAAAACTTGGCAATTTTATAAGGTGTGTAGGATGGAACAGTTATGATCAAGCTTTTGGAGATGAGTCCTTTTTACTTTTAACTTGGTTGTCACCTCTGAtctaattttttattatgtCGCTTACTGCAGGTTATTTCTAATTTTGGTCCAAAAGTGTCCATATTCACAATTTTATTGACACGAAGATAAGTTTCTTCTCGTGTGGAGAATGTTGAAGCAGTTGATTGATATTTGCTTTCATAATTTGCAGGAATTTGTGTTGATCAAACGTGTTCATTTAACATGTTTTATGactctttctttactttttctgGGTGTTTCTTTTTTAGGACAAAAGCGGAGCCTTCCATATATTACGCTTTTGCCAAGCCATTGGATGAAGATGTACAGTTGGTTGAGCAGGAGAAAGAACAGGTGCGTTCTGTTTGCAATTCCTGCTTGTAGACTTGGGTATTGTTTGCCTGTGCAAAAGCGACAGAAGAATACAGAAACTAATTAAGCTTATTATCTAGTTTTGATGCGGGATATAGGAAGCAATAATTAGCACTAACAATGGTTAAATTCTGTCGAAGAATTGTTCATAGCCCTCCAGCACCAGTAGAACTTTATTGCATTTCACTGTTGGTTGTCGGAATTTATGACTTAAAAAGTTCATAATAGACGTTGGCAGCGATTTTTCAGTATAACTGTGGGGATTGTAgctaaaaaattaattttgtccaacatttttttttttggtatcaGTGTTAACGATTTACTGGTTCTTATTCCCTGGGTATCATCAGATGTTTCAAGAATGGAAAGCTGCAAGGAGAGAGGAGCTGTCTCAATACCAGAAACAGATAGTTGAGCAGTACGTGGCAAATGTTGAGAAGGAGCTagagaggtggcaaaatggaaGGAAAGGTAGGAAAGCAAACAATGAAATGGCAAATTTGCAGGAGACAATGGACAAGGAACTTGAGACCCACAGGCTTGAGCATGGTCCCAAGACCAGAAAGATTCCTGGTGGAACCAGCAATGAAGAAGAGGAGGATGTGGAAGACATTAATGTTGGGGAGGATGATATGATGGATGATGTTCTGGATGTTGATGAGAACAGCAGGAGAGTTGATGAAATAGCATCAAAAGCAGAAACTGGAGATGGGAGTCCACAACCTGAGAACAAGGATTAGTAATATCTGAAGCCTGTCCTAGttattttgtaggttttggtCTGGTAGTTTCTTGTCATTTGAGTTTTTCTTGTTACTTGGCTTCTATTTTTTTGATAGGTATGGTTTTATTTAACTAGATGTTGAGTATTGTGTGTGTTCTTGTTTAACCCTCCAGTTTTGTGGTGTCAAACAATATTCGACTGGGAGAGGTGTGCTAAATTAGTTGTATACATACATTAATTGGTTTTTAAGCTTTTCCTTCTAAAAATAGTTCCTGGGATGGCTAGATACTTGAAGTATTAGCGGCCTGACGCAGGATGTTTTGGACATTCCCTGGAGCGTTGGGTCGTTGGATGTTTTAATTTCAACGCAATCCTTGAGAGCGTTTACGTGTGATATTTTGTCATGTTGATGCCGCCGCTTCGGTTAGCTGGTGAGTGCGGATGGATGGAACTCTGGGGGGCCGACTTTCGGGTGAGTTTTGGCTAAGCACTAGCTAGCACTTTCTAATGCGATCCGGTAGTTTGTGGTGGTGAATTATTTGGTTAGGAATAGACAGAAAGTCTGAGAATATTATAACAGCTTCGCTGTTAAATTGTGGCGTTACGTTATTCAATTCGTGTACTGCATTGATAAAATTTTTATGTATACAATGGTAGCAGATTGTACGAGTGAAATATATACATATCTATATCACTGCAACTTTAGTACTATCTATTATAGAGTCCAAATTGCGATAAATTTAAAGGAGTAGGTTGAACGTTAGTTACCTACAAAAAAAGGGTGAGTGTATGCAGTTATGCACAATCTATTTAGCCTCTACTCTTCTAATGCACGTCAACTAAATGAAAAACTGAACACGGGAATCTCTTCTACTCAtgagtttgtttttttttttttttcctctttccctTTTCACACTCTTGTCCAAAAACCAACATTTCTGCCCAAGCCGCCCGAGCTGGGAAGCATTCCCACTAATTACTAGAAACGTAACAAGTCGTTCCTAGGAATCATTCATTATTGTCCCACTGGGAAGAATTCTCGTGTGAGGGTAGTCTGTTTTTATCTCGAGGAAAAAGGTTTAATATTTGTGCTAGTGTATTGCTAGTCAACTGCCACTTCACTAGGACTAGTACACTGCATCAGAAAACGAAAGTGTCGTTAAGAGTCACTAAACTGATTATTGTTTTGGataaaaacagagaaaaaaaagggaaaggttTCGCACAAATTGTCTTGACAAGACACACAGGGCAATAGTCCTAAATAAATATAACACTGAGACAGAGCACAAAAACACCAACTCCCTCTTGAAGCAGAGAGGATCAACCTTGCCTCCCATTAAAAATTGTCACTTAAAACGTGATTTCTCTTAAATTTACATGATTGCTTCTCCATATGCTTTTTTAAACGGGTGTTTCTCTTAAATCTATGTGGATGCTTCTCTTACATTTATATGATTCGATAATGATTCAGTTCACGTTAATTCATCGTAATTTTGTTGAATCACCCTCTTAATATAAATTAGACGTAATTTTGATCACCCTCTTAATATAAATTAGAGCAGGAGTAGATGGTTACAATAAACCAAACAAAAAGAAGCGCAAAGAGTCTCAATCCCATAATAAATAGTAATACTCAACTAATAAAAGAATATGGCTTTGAATGAATGGGTTTGCTGGGAGGTTTCGATTCCAGGGGCCACCCACATCATGCGTATAGTGTATAATAAGGACACATGCATACATGCACATAATTGATAGAGTAATACCAAGTAGCTCACCTTTTTGACATTAACCAAACACGGCAACCACACTGCTTTACTCgctctcattttcttctttatttttgttcCCACTTCTTCTTTGAGAGCCTTAAGGAataaggaggaggaggaggaggaggaggggttCTTTTCTATCTTTTCCCCTTCCCTGTATATCTCTCTTGGAAAGCAAGCAAAGCAAACATAACAGAGTAAagcaaaaaaggaaagaaaatacaGCGACAACAACAACAGAAGAAGAAAGACCGACCGACCCATTTGAGGACGTGAGGTGGGGCTCCCCCCCCCCGCCCCCCTTTCCAGTTTCCACCTCCCATTATATACTAAAATGACCTCCAGACCAcccaacgccaccaacggcactcACCACCACTCGcacccaccaccaccaccacaacctcccAGCAACACCACCAACGCTACCGCTCTTAGTACCCACCAACCCCACCCTCCTCCTGCTCCTCCTCACTCCCATTACTTCCCACCTCactcttcttcctcctcctccaagGCCTCCTTCAAAGGCTGCTGCTGCTGCCTCTTCCTCCTCTTCTCCTTGCTCTTCCTCCTCGTCCTCGCCGTCATCCTCGTCGTCGTCCTCGCCATTAAGCCCAAGAAGCCCCAGTTCGACCTCCAATCCGTCGGCGTCCAGTATCTCGGCATCAACTCCAATCCCAATCCCACCCCAAcccccacctcctcctcctctgcCTCTGTCTCCCTAGCCATCAGGATGCTCTTCACCGCCGCTAACGATAATAAGGTCGGGATCAAGTACGGCGACTCCAAATTCACGGTGATGTACCGGGGGATCCCTTTGGGACGGGGCACTGTTCCTGGGTTCTACCAGCCCGCCCATAGCGTCCGCCAAGTTCAGACCACCATTGCGGTGGACCGGGTCAACTTGCTCCAGACCGATGCTGCCGATTTGCTGAGGGACGCCACCGTCAATGATCGGGTTGAGCTGCGGGTGCTGGGGGATGTTGGAGCTAAGATCCGGATTCTTGGCTTTACTTCACCTGGGGTGCAGGTTAGTGGATTAATTTATTAGTAGTAATTTCTACTCCCCATTATCACTGCGAACAGTACTCCACTACCAAAATTTACCATCCTCCAATTAATTATTGCAATTGTTGTCGCAGCCCATTATCACTCGAAGCCCCCCACAAtacaccaaaagaaaaaaaaccagTGGTATAGTTGCTTTGTAGATTCTTTCTGTAAGACAAATTGCCAAATGCTCTTTCCAAGGACTGAGAATTTTAGTAGTGGCGTGTCCCATTTGTCAACGAATAAACAGTACTAATCACTAGCATAGGAAAACAGACATTATTTATTATCATTTGACAATTACTTATAACGCTATGGTGACGAGGACTGAGGAGTGTGGAGGGCTTACTTTACTATTGGTTTTCTCAGGTCTCTCTGGATTATGGGTTATGGGAAAGGCCTCCGCAGCCGCAGGGGGGACGGGGTTTTGGGGGAGGAGGGTGTGTGGGGCGTTGTGGCCAGGGAGGTTGTTGTCGGCGTGGGGATACCTAGTGGGAGGGCTCCATGtgtagaaaatgaaagttactGTGGGGGTGCTGTTGCTAAGGTACGCCGGCTGCTGGATTCCCGTTGGCTAAAATACGCGGGAGTTGTTGGCTGAGTATTTGCATTAACGATAGTATTACCAGGCCTGTTAGTAGGACTAGGATTATTAGGCTGCCCCTGGTATGGTCCGCTGGTCCAGGTAGCGGTGTCAACGGGTGAGGTTTGGGTCCGGATCCGactcaaattcaataaatttttttgaatttgggttgaaaaataattttgatacTCAAACTCGGACCGTACTCGTTTGCTTTAACAAAAAACGGGTCACATACTGACATACAAAATATAGGATTACGATCCATATCCCTGaataatatattaataattataaaatataaatatttttaaatacattcttttaccaaattaacaatttaataatgaCTTTGTAGATTGATTTGTGGTTAGTTTTGGATTGACTATTGCGAGTTATTAGTGGTTTAGTTTTgtaatttgatttatttaaGTTTGGAGATTGAATTTGTTATTggttttggatttaattttagAATGTTTACGTTTGAATCTTCTCTTTTGGGGGTAGACTCGGACTTGGTTCTAGGATTTAAAGATCCATTGAATATACGGGTCGGGTCCTGCTCTAATACATAAAACGGGTTTagatatgaaattttcaattccAGTCCGAATCTGATCCGTTGACACCCCTATGGTCCTCCAGGGACTACTACTAGGAGATTACGGCTGGCTGGATGGATGTCGtcagcttctttttttttttatattactATTATGccattaaattaaattactATTGGGGGCCATTGGCTTAGGTTTACTACCGTGTCTCTGTGGCATTAGTACCGGTACCCTTGTATTTCTGGGAGGGATGTGCTTCGTTTTTAGAGTGTCATTAATAATTCTTTCTGTGTTTTCTTCTTGGGCTGGGTATGCtaagcttttcttttttggatagGTGATTATTATTGGTAAATAAGCTTCCATTTGCCTTGTTTATCAGTTGGACCTTTTGCTTAATTTAATGCTTGTCATTCTATTGACTCCTCATCAACATATACTACTTATGATGTAGTATCTATCTCCGCCTCCGGTTGGActgttttttgtttctttgctttttgAAAAACACCCAGGGGATTCAACTGTTTTCTGGATCCGTGGCAACTCGTCACCGCAACAGGCGCGTGcatgcttttttatttttatttttttttaaaaaaaaaagatgatgtGGAAACTTTTTGGgcaaatataaaaaaatgggATTCCCACAGAACATGCTCTGTGCATGTGCTAGCTAGCCGCTTAAAAAGACACTTGGTAGTAATTTTTGTCCCACCGATGGATTAGATGCTTTCCGTTGTTTCACGGAAACAAGAAgataaaagcaaaaaaaatcttgaaacaTTTGTTTGTTTTCTGCTCTCTAGGTCCTGTGCAAAAGAGACTACTGTTTCGGTTGGTCTAATGATTGAATTTGaattgttggggggggggggggagcaGGTATCGGTTGATTGCGCAATAGTGATCAGCCCCAGGAAGCAAGCACTCACTTACAAGCAGTGCGGATTTGATGGCCTCAGCGTATGACCTGCTCCTCTTCAAACGGACCTCCACCGGTTCTCTTTTTTaccctttctttctttcgagAGGGAGTAAATTAAAGAAGACTAGGAAGAatactttttttattatttgcatGGTTGAATTGAAAGAGTAATTTTCTTTTAGCCACCA contains:
- the LOC113763069 gene encoding pinin; its protein translation is MAAVEKTEEELRKEIEELHRQQREITERLRDPRGLRRGALSVSAPRNFAPNGGRQRGFVRPADRTDSEDQPPPKKRLSSAVFKVEDGEIVEDASSPAAAKEVANKPADVEQGAGNSAPTLSERKPSNWSMRDASYQKPSRMDFDIPPAEHVPRVLPKNEDPSLVNRNKRMLNQLRGTLEKFRKEDMQLSGSEAYMRRSDSLKRAEQRAREESERLRQQEREQIAEKRRRDLTLRARVAAKAEEKKLDLLFLRWCEHHKKLGNFIRTKAEPSIYYAFAKPLDEDVQLVEQEKEQMFQEWKAARREELSQYQKQIVEQYVANVEKELERWQNGRKGRKANNEMANLQETMDKELETHRLEHGPKTRKIPGGTSNEEEEDVEDINVGEDDMMDDVLDVDENSRRVDEIASKAETGDGSPQPENKD
- the LOC113763429 gene encoding uncharacterized protein LOC113763429 codes for the protein MTSRPPNATNGTHHHSHPPPPPQPPSNTTNATALSTHQPHPPPAPPHSHYFPPHSSSSSSKASFKGCCCCLFLLFSLLFLLVLAVILVVVLAIKPKKPQFDLQSVGVQYLGINSNPNPTPTPTSSSSASVSLAIRMLFTAANDNKVGIKYGDSKFTVMYRGIPLGRGTVPGFYQPAHSVRQVQTTIAVDRVNLLQTDAADLLRDATVNDRVELRVLGDVGAKIRILGFTSPGVQVSVDCAIVISPRKQALTYKQCGFDGLSV